The following proteins are co-located in the Trichormus variabilis 0441 genome:
- a CDS encoding urease subunit beta: MIPGEIITPDGEIELNAGRNTVKLSVANAGDRPIQVGSHFHFYEVNHGLIFDRELALGMRLDIPAGTAVRFEPGDEKEVTLVPLVGSREVYGFNGRVNGEINAEGRGG, translated from the coding sequence ATGATTCCAGGGGAAATAATTACACCAGATGGCGAAATTGAACTAAATGCTGGTCGTAATACTGTGAAATTAAGTGTTGCGAATGCAGGCGATCGCCCTATACAAGTTGGTTCCCATTTTCATTTTTATGAAGTTAATCATGGGTTAATTTTTGATAGGGAATTGGCGTTAGGAATGCGTTTAGATATTCCTGCGGGGACGGCGGTTAGGTTTGAACCTGGGGATGAGAAGGAAGTGACGTTGGTTCCTTTGGTTGGGAGTCGTGAGGTTTATGGATTTAATGGGAGGGTGAATGGGGAAATTAACGCAGAGGGGCGCGGAGGTTAG
- the ureA gene encoding urease subunit gamma, with the protein MQLTPQEKDKLLIFTAALVAERRKNRGLKLNYPEAVAYISAAILEGARDGNTVAELMSYGTTLLTRDDVMEGIAEMVHEVQVEATFPDGTKLVTVHNPIR; encoded by the coding sequence ATGCAGCTTACACCACAAGAAAAAGATAAATTATTGATTTTTACCGCCGCTTTAGTAGCAGAAAGGCGTAAAAATAGAGGTTTAAAACTTAATTATCCAGAAGCCGTTGCTTATATTTCTGCGGCTATTTTAGAAGGTGCAAGAGATGGCAATACAGTAGCAGAATTGATGAGTTATGGCACAACTCTTTTAACACGAGATGATGTCATGGAAGGTATAGCGGAAATGGTGCATGAGGTACAAGTAGAAGCAACCTTTCCTGATGGGACAAAGTTGGTAACTGTGCATAATCCTATTCGTTAA
- a CDS encoding urease accessory protein UreD: protein MAFNSQPIEGWHGKLDLVYADRSNSTQLIYNHQQAPLKVQRPFYPEGEKVCHSVILHTAGGVVGGDRLSYNLHLQPNAQALITTAAAGKIYRSEGLQARQTIDIKIDAGACLEWLPQETILFNGAIYRQDLRVELATGANFLGWEITRFGRSARGEKFYQGEWRSHTEIWRQGVPLWIDRQWLPGNEAVFHSPHGLAGQPIVGSLVWLGSAVSTEIIAKARNLGNTQGEKGVTSLENGFLCRYRGASTSEVRNWFTDVWQLLRVEFFSRSKCTPRVWQT from the coding sequence ATGGCTTTCAATTCACAGCCAATAGAAGGCTGGCATGGCAAACTTGATTTAGTTTATGCCGATCGCTCAAATTCTACCCAGTTAATTTACAATCACCAGCAAGCACCGCTAAAAGTACAGCGTCCCTTTTATCCAGAAGGGGAAAAAGTTTGTCATAGCGTGATTTTACATACGGCTGGGGGTGTGGTGGGAGGCGATCGCTTATCTTATAACCTCCACCTCCAACCCAACGCACAAGCTTTAATTACCACCGCCGCCGCAGGGAAAATATATCGCAGCGAAGGCTTACAAGCCAGACAAACCATAGATATAAAAATTGATGCGGGTGCTTGTTTAGAATGGCTACCGCAAGAAACGATTTTATTTAACGGGGCAATTTATCGCCAAGATTTACGGGTAGAATTAGCCACTGGCGCTAATTTTTTAGGCTGGGAAATTACGCGATTTGGTCGTAGTGCTAGAGGAGAGAAATTCTACCAAGGAGAATGGCGATCGCATACAGAAATTTGGCGACAAGGCGTTCCTTTGTGGATAGACCGTCAATGGCTACCGGGGAACGAAGCTGTTTTTCACAGTCCTCATGGTTTGGCTGGGCAACCAATAGTGGGTAGTCTAGTTTGGTTGGGTAGTGCGGTTTCCACAGAAATCATCGCCAAAGCCCGAAATTTAGGGAATACTCAAGGCGAAAAAGGCGTTACAAGTTTAGAAAATGGATTTTTATGTCGATATCGTGGTGCTTCCACATCTGAGGTGAGAAACTGGTTTACAGATGTTTGGCAATTGCTGCGAGTTGAGTTTTTCAGTCGTAGTAAATGTACACCCAGAGTGTGGCAAACTTAA
- a CDS encoding MinD/ParA family ATP-binding protein → MQENWQILLKQEITNQYVHNSQEWVDLNISTSGLLNLTVVSEEFINLSIPQRKEQIYNLFKSQVPHLSAGFISLYTPQEADSLNLSAPQVFNTTSVKTWQDLAIQAANPQNQPQLLQREPSLPRTVTFYSFKGGVGRTTALTHVAWILAKRGRKVVAVDLDLEAPGLSTAFNLKPQPKYGIVDYFYERSYLPEGIKPNISIAEIFGEVRIPNATGRLFVVPAGFLNLDYVSKVDDLHATTVIDGDQSLWSVFKVEIYEQLKPDIILIDSRTGINQWGALSLIQAADEAIIFLFPNEQNKQGIELLLQSLQSLKKLSINFVFSPVPDITKIGLSKVKEICKSLFERIKIVTNENNNEEDIDNYQSKIEEPLVVPYIQLIALADNYPVPALLDYYNKIANLIDEETDDLERKNVLANSEKRWTIIESLQFPEVNAADTEHLGLIFQRTTDFEKFLDDTTCLIRGRKGTGKTALYSLFLKHKSVGQKLAHGRLDNTVFLSAHGRFKESRPSRDEFQVIHRHLQQNHGTWESFWRAYLLLRCHQEKLFKFPRNNKFSRLKEIINKLPTEGWQYESTQALLQMSTHSDLRLIVKDLINIIHQEAKNKSQKLWFLYDDLDEDFRQAGEVRQQAITGLFQLIQSCDANRLTAIRFKVFLREDIWNRLIFDNRSHFNGRDILLQWTRVDFLRLALRQVIQSQDFKNLVDKFSPIAVESIDQASEEVIDKALELLWGSRRRTGDKAKYVSRWVYERLTDSSDTTFPRSLSILLEGAKEQELSYKGKSSIQPPTDRLLRSKSLELGLKKASEKRCDEIREEYPDLAKFFESLKHKSAFLTQDELRTIWQESAHDIADFEEFTSFLREIGIIEWREKEKRYKVADIYVYGFEMIRQGAV, encoded by the coding sequence ATGCAGGAAAATTGGCAAATTTTGCTAAAGCAAGAAATTACAAACCAGTATGTGCATAATTCACAAGAATGGGTTGATTTAAATATTTCTACATCAGGTTTACTAAATTTGACGGTTGTGAGCGAGGAATTTATTAATTTATCTATTCCTCAACGTAAAGAACAGATTTACAACTTATTTAAATCACAAGTTCCTCATTTATCTGCTGGGTTTATTTCCTTGTATACGCCTCAAGAAGCAGATTCACTGAATCTTTCAGCACCGCAGGTTTTTAATACAACTTCAGTAAAAACGTGGCAAGATTTAGCAATTCAAGCAGCAAATCCGCAAAATCAACCTCAACTTCTCCAGCGTGAACCTAGTTTACCCAGAACCGTAACTTTTTATTCCTTTAAAGGAGGAGTAGGACGTACTACAGCATTAACTCATGTTGCTTGGATTTTAGCAAAGCGGGGACGTAAAGTTGTAGCTGTTGATTTAGATTTAGAAGCACCAGGTTTGAGTACAGCATTTAACCTCAAACCACAACCAAAATATGGAATTGTTGACTATTTTTATGAGCGTTCCTACTTACCAGAAGGAATAAAGCCAAATATTTCAATTGCAGAAATATTTGGTGAAGTGAGAATACCTAATGCTACAGGGAGATTATTTGTTGTTCCTGCTGGTTTTCTTAATCTTGATTATGTTTCTAAGGTTGATGATCTACATGCTACTACTGTTATTGATGGAGATCAAAGTCTTTGGTCTGTTTTTAAGGTTGAAATTTACGAACAATTAAAACCAGATATTATCTTAATTGATTCGAGAACCGGAATTAATCAATGGGGAGCTTTATCATTAATCCAAGCTGCTGACGAAGCAATCATTTTCCTTTTCCCTAACGAACAAAATAAACAGGGCATAGAACTACTTTTACAATCGCTTCAAAGCCTGAAGAAATTATCAATTAATTTTGTTTTTTCTCCTGTACCTGATATTACTAAAATAGGTTTATCTAAAGTAAAAGAAATTTGCAAATCTTTGTTTGAGAGGATAAAAATCGTAACTAATGAAAATAATAACGAGGAAGATATAGATAATTATCAATCAAAAATAGAAGAACCTTTAGTAGTTCCTTACATACAGCTAATTGCTTTGGCTGACAACTATCCTGTCCCAGCTTTACTAGATTACTATAATAAAATTGCCAATTTGATTGATGAAGAAACTGATGATCTCGAACGCAAAAATGTTTTAGCTAACTCAGAAAAACGCTGGACTATTATTGAAAGCCTGCAATTTCCTGAAGTAAATGCTGCTGATACAGAACATTTAGGTCTAATATTTCAGCGTACCACTGATTTTGAAAAATTCTTAGATGATACTACCTGTTTGATAAGAGGACGAAAGGGAACAGGTAAAACCGCTCTGTATTCGCTTTTTCTAAAACACAAAAGCGTTGGTCAGAAACTGGCTCATGGACGATTAGATAATACTGTATTTTTGTCAGCACATGGTAGATTTAAAGAAAGCCGTCCCTCTCGTGATGAGTTCCAAGTTATCCATCGGCATTTGCAGCAAAATCATGGAACATGGGAGTCTTTTTGGAGAGCTTATTTACTGCTGAGATGTCATCAAGAAAAATTATTTAAATTCCCTAGAAATAATAAATTTAGCCGATTGAAAGAAATTATTAATAAGTTACCTACAGAAGGATGGCAGTATGAATCTACCCAGGCTTTATTACAAATGTCTACTCATTCTGATCTACGGCTTATCGTCAAAGATCTCATAAACATAATTCATCAAGAAGCTAAAAATAAATCTCAAAAACTGTGGTTTCTTTACGATGATTTAGATGAAGATTTTCGTCAAGCAGGAGAAGTAAGACAGCAAGCAATAACGGGCTTATTTCAATTGATTCAGTCTTGTGATGCCAACAGATTAACAGCAATTAGATTTAAAGTTTTCTTGAGAGAAGATATATGGAATCGCTTAATTTTTGACAACAGAAGTCATTTCAATGGACGCGATATTCTACTACAGTGGACTAGAGTTGATTTTTTACGATTAGCACTGCGTCAAGTAATACAATCTCAAGATTTCAAGAACTTAGTTGATAAATTCTCTCCTATTGCTGTTGAAAGTATTGATCAAGCTAGTGAAGAAGTGATTGATAAAGCCTTAGAATTACTTTGGGGAAGTCGTCGTAGAACAGGAGACAAAGCTAAATATGTATCCAGATGGGTTTATGAAAGATTAACAGACTCAAGTGATACTACCTTTCCTCGAAGTTTAAGCATATTATTAGAAGGAGCAAAAGAGCAAGAATTAAGCTATAAAGGAAAATCATCAATTCAACCACCTACTGACCGTTTACTGCGAAGTAAATCTTTAGAATTAGGGTTGAAGAAGGCATCAGAAAAACGCTGTGATGAGATCCGAGAGGAATATCCTGATTTGGCTAAATTTTTTGAATCTCTCAAGCATAAATCAGCCTTTTTAACTCAAGATGAATTACGTACTATATGGCAAGAGTCTGCACATGACATAGCAGATTTTGAAGAATTTACTTCTTTTTTACGTGAAATTGGCATTATTGAATGGCGCGAAAAAGAGAAACGTTATAAGGTTGCGGATATATATGTATATGGTTTTGAGATGATTCGCCAAGGTGCGGTATAA
- the groL gene encoding chaperonin GroEL (60 kDa chaperone family; promotes refolding of misfolded polypeptides especially under stressful conditions; forms two stacked rings of heptamers to form a barrel-shaped 14mer; ends can be capped by GroES; misfolded proteins enter the barrel where they are refolded when GroES binds), producing MAKRIIYNENARRALERGIDILAEAVAVTLGPKGRNVVLEKKFGAPQIVNDGVTIAKEIELEDHIENTGVALIRQAASKTNDAAGDGTTTATVLAHAIVKEGLRNVAAGANAILLKRGIDKATGFLVDRIKEHARPVEDSKSIAQVGSISAGNDDEVGQMIAEAMDKVGKEGVISLEEGKSVTTELEITEGMRFDKGYISPYFATDPERMEAIFDEPFLLLTDKKIALVQDLVPVLEQVARAGRPLVIIAEDIEKEALATLVVNRLRGVLNVAAVKAPGFGDRRKAMLEDIAILTGGQLITEDAGLKLENTKLESLGKARRITITKDSTTIVAEGNDVAVKGRVEQIRRQMEETESSYDKEKLQERLAKLSGGVAVVKVGAATETEMKDKKLRLEDAINATKAAVEEGIVPGGGTTLAHLTPELEVWANSNLKDEELTGALIVARALPAPLKRIAENAGQNGAVIAERVKEKAFNVGFNAATNEFVDMFEAGIVDPAKVTRSALQNAASIAGMVLTTECIVVDKPEPKDAAPAGAGAGGGDFDY from the coding sequence ATGGCAAAGCGCATTATCTACAACGAAAACGCTCGTCGCGCTCTAGAGCGAGGCATTGATATCCTGGCTGAGGCTGTAGCTGTTACCCTTGGCCCCAAAGGTCGTAACGTAGTATTAGAGAAAAAATTTGGTGCGCCGCAAATCGTTAATGACGGTGTAACCATCGCTAAAGAAATAGAATTAGAAGATCATATTGAAAACACTGGCGTTGCTTTGATTCGCCAAGCAGCTTCCAAAACCAACGATGCAGCAGGTGACGGTACAACCACCGCAACCGTTTTGGCTCATGCCATTGTGAAAGAAGGTTTGCGGAACGTAGCGGCTGGTGCTAACGCAATTCTGTTGAAGCGCGGTATTGATAAAGCTACCGGCTTCTTGGTTGACAGAATCAAAGAACACGCCCGTCCTGTAGAAGATTCTAAATCCATCGCTCAAGTTGGGTCAATCTCTGCTGGTAACGACGATGAAGTCGGTCAGATGATTGCCGAAGCAATGGACAAAGTAGGTAAGGAAGGCGTTATCTCTCTAGAAGAAGGTAAGTCTGTAACTACCGAATTGGAAATCACCGAAGGGATGCGCTTTGACAAAGGCTATATTTCCCCCTACTTCGCTACCGACCCAGAGCGGATGGAAGCGATTTTCGATGAGCCTTTCTTGTTGTTGACCGATAAGAAAATTGCTCTCGTCCAAGATTTAGTACCAGTTCTAGAGCAAGTAGCTCGTGCTGGTCGTCCTCTGGTGATTATCGCTGAAGATATTGAAAAAGAAGCTCTAGCAACCCTAGTAGTTAACCGTTTACGCGGTGTACTCAACGTAGCTGCTGTGAAGGCTCCTGGCTTCGGCGATCGCCGTAAGGCTATGCTAGAAGATATCGCTATCCTCACCGGCGGTCAACTAATCACCGAAGATGCTGGTCTGAAGCTAGAAAACACCAAGCTGGAAAGCTTGGGTAAAGCTCGCCGCATCACCATCACCAAAGACAGCACCACAATTGTTGCTGAAGGTAACGACGTTGCTGTTAAAGGTCGTGTAGAACAAATTCGTCGTCAAATGGAAGAAACTGAATCTTCCTACGACAAAGAAAAACTACAAGAACGTTTGGCTAAACTTTCTGGTGGTGTAGCTGTAGTTAAAGTTGGTGCAGCTACCGAAACCGAAATGAAAGACAAGAAACTTCGCCTAGAAGACGCTATCAACGCTACCAAGGCGGCTGTAGAAGAAGGTATCGTTCCTGGTGGCGGTACAACCCTAGCTCACCTCACTCCTGAATTGGAAGTTTGGGCTAACAGCAACCTCAAAGATGAAGAGTTGACTGGTGCTTTGATTGTCGCTCGTGCATTACCCGCGCCTCTCAAGAGAATTGCGGAAAACGCTGGTCAAAACGGCGCTGTAATTGCTGAACGCGTCAAAGAAAAAGCATTCAACGTTGGTTTCAACGCGGCTACCAACGAATTTGTAGATATGTTCGAGGCTGGTATCGTTGACCCCGCGAAGGTAACACGTTCTGCACTGCAAAACGCTGCTTCCATCGCTGGAATGGTGTTAACAACCGAGTGCATCGTTGTTGACAAACCAGAACCCAAGGATGCTGCTCCTGCTGGCGCTGGTGCTGGCGGCGGTGACTTCGATTACTAA
- the groES gene encoding co-chaperone GroES, with amino-acid sequence MAAVSLSVSTVKPLGDRVFVKVSASEEKTAGGLYLPDTAKEKPQVGEVVALGAGKRNDDGSRQELEVKVGDKVLYSKYAGTDVKLGTEEYVLLSEKDILAVVG; translated from the coding sequence ATGGCAGCAGTATCTCTAAGCGTATCCACCGTTAAACCTTTAGGCGATCGCGTTTTCGTAAAAGTGAGCGCCTCTGAAGAAAAGACCGCAGGTGGTTTGTATTTGCCCGACACCGCTAAGGAAAAACCCCAAGTAGGTGAAGTAGTTGCTCTTGGAGCAGGCAAACGGAATGACGACGGTAGCCGTCAAGAATTGGAAGTAAAAGTTGGCGATAAAGTGCTGTACTCCAAGTACGCTGGCACCGATGTCAAGCTGGGAACCGAAGAATACGTCCTACTGTCTGAAAAAGACATTCTAGCAGTCGTTGGCTAA